The Paracoccus albus region AGCGCGTCCGCGGCCAGAGAGTAGGCGTCATCCTGCCCCGTCAGCCGCAATGCTTCCGCCGAAAGGGCAAGGGAAAGTTCACGCAGCGCTGATGCCTCGCCCCGCAAACATCTGATCGCTTCCGCAACTTCCAGAGCGTTGCCGGCTGCACGGGCAAGCGGCTGATCCATATCCGTGATCAGCGCGGATGTGCGGCAACCTGCAGCCTCGGCAGTTTCAACCAGCGAAACGGCCAGTGCCTCGGCCTGCTCTGGCGTACCCATGAATGCGCCGGACCCGGTCTTCACGTCCAGCACCAACGCATCGGGGCCGACTGCTAGCTTTTTGGACAGGATCGACGCGGTGATCAGGTCAATGGACTCAACGGCCCCTGCTTCATCCCGGATGGCATACAAACGCCGATCCGCGGGTGCGAGATCGGCAGAAGCGGCAACAATGGCGCAACCGACCTCGCCGACGGCTTTGCGGAACGCCTCCTCCGTCAGATCGCAGTCAAAGCCCGGAATTGCCTCCAGCTTATCCAGCGTTCCGCCGGTATGGCCCAGCCCCCGGCCAGAGATCATGGGAACATAAGCCCCGCAAGCCGCAAGCAAGGGTGCCACAACCAGCGACACGACATCGCCAACGCCGCCGGTTGAGTGCTTGTCGACGACAGGACCGGGCAGGTCCCATGTCATCAGATCGCCGGAATCCCGCATCGCGCGGGTCAGGGCCGTGCGTCCCTCAGCCGATAGGCCGCGCAGCAGCACCGCCATCGCAAATGCCCCGGCCTGCGCATCCGAAAGCGAGCCATCCGACAACCCAGCCGCAATCAGCCGTGCACCGCGATCATCCAGTTCACCCTCGTCACGAAGGCGCGCGATGATCGGTCGAAGGTCCGTGACCTTCGACGGGCCGCCCGCTTCGTTCATGCTCAGCTGCCCCCCATATGGCCCGCGTCAAAGCGCCCCGGCAGCAACTCGCCAATCGTCGTTGAAAACGTCGCACCAGAGGTTGTCGCCAGCAGAACAGGCGTATCGCTGCGGCCGAACTCTGCCAGCTTCTGCCGACACCCGCCGCAGGGCGGAACGGGTTCGGGACTGCCAGCAATCACCGCGACTTCCGTCAGTTGGGTCTCACCAGCTGCAACCATCGCAGCGATGGCGCCAGCTTCTGCGCAAGTGCCTTCGGGATAAGCGACGTTTTCGACATTGCACCCCCGATAGATCGTGCCGGATGCGCCGCGCACCGCTGCTCCGACCTTGAACGTGGAATAGGGCGCATAAGCTGCTTCGCGCACCTCGCGTGCGGCGTCTAGAAGGGACATAGGCGGCCTCCGGTTGTCATCGGCGGATTCTGCGCGCTGCAGGTGCCGGATGCAAGATGTCGATATATCCTCGCAAAGACTTACTGAGGCGGGAACGGGCGCGACGGCTTGTGATGATCCGCCAAACTAGTTTAACGCTGAACCATGAAGCAGGCACGGTTTCACCCAACCGTAGCACGACATTGACAGCACCCGGCCCGCTCGGCCAGGGACGCCGCATGAAAGGGGGCAACTATGGAAGAGCAGCGCCAAGATAAGGCTCGTGCATCCGCACTGGAATATCACGAGTTTCCGCGCCCCGGTAAGCTTGAGATTCGCGCAACGAAGCCCCTTGCCAATGGCCGCGACCTTGCCCGCGCCTACAGCCCCGGCGTGGCCGAGGCCTGCATGGAGATCAAGGAAAATCCGGCGGATGCGGCGCGATATACGTCGCGCGGCAACCTTGTCGCTGTGGTCTCCAACGGGACTGCCGTGCTTGGGCTGGGCAATATCGGCCCACTTGCGTCCAAGCCGGTGATGGAGGGCAAGGCCGTCCTGTTCAAGAAATTCGCCAATATCGACTGCTTCGATCTGGAAATTGCCGAAGCCGATCCCGAAAAGCTGGCCGCCATCGTGCAAAGCCTTGAGCCAAGCTTTGGCGCTATCAATCTGGAGGATATCAAAGCCCCGGAGTGCTTCATCGTCGAAAAGCTTTGCCGGGAACGTATGAATATCCCGGTCTTTCATGATGACCAGCACGGCACCGCAATCGTCGTAGGCGCCGCCGCGGCCAACGCCCTGCGCGTCGTCGGCAAAAAGTTCGAGGATATCAAGATCGTCTCCACCGGCGGTGGTGCCGCTGGCATTGCCTGCCTGAACATGCTGCTCAAGCTCGGCGTCAAGCGCGAGAATGTCTGGCTCTGCGACATTCACGGGCTGGTCTATGAGGGCCGGACAGACGATATGAACCCCCAAAAGGCAGCCTATGCGCAAAACAGCGATTTGCGCACACTGGATCAGGTCATCGACGGTGCGGACATGTTCCTTGGCCTGTCTGGCCCCGGCGTTCTCAAGCAAGACATGGTCGGACGGATGGCCCCCCGCCCGGTGGTCTTTGCGCTCGCCAACCCGACGCCAGAGATCATGCCCGATGAGGTAAAAGCGATTGCGCCCGATGCGGTTATCGCCACCGGTCGCAGCGACTTCCCGAACCAGGTGAACAACGTCCTTTGCTTCCCGTTCATATTTCGCGGCGCCCTGGATGTCGGGGCGACACAGATCAACGATGAAATGCAGATCGCCTGTATCGAAGGCATTGCCGCACTCGCCCGCGCGACGACCGCCGCCGAAGCAGCAGCGGCCTATCGCGGCGAAACGCTGACCTTCGGCCCGGATTACCTGATCCCGAAGCCGTTCGATCCGCGCCTGATCGGTGTCGTCTCTTCCGCCGTCGCCAAGGCGGCGATGGAATCCGGTGTGGCGACGCGACCGCTGGAGGATATCAACGCCTACAAACGCAAGCTGGATGGATCCGTCTTCCGGTCCGCACTTATCATGCGCCCCGTGTTCGAGGCGGCGGCCACAGCCAGCCGCCGTATCGTCTTTGCCGAGGGCGAGGATGAGCGTGTGCTGCGCGCCGCAAATGCGATGCTTGAGGAGACGACCGATGTCCCTATCCTGATCGGTCGACCGGATGTGATTGCGTCCCGCGCCGAACGCGCAGGACTGCCAATCCGTCCGGAAAAAGACTTTGAAATCGTGAACCCTGAAAGCGATTCACGTTACCGCGAATATTGGGAAACCTATCACGAACTTATGGCCCGGCGCGGTGTCACCCCCGACCTTGCCCGCGCGATCATGCGCACAAACACGACGGCCATCGGGGCCGTTATGGTCCACCGCTCTGAAGCCGACAGCCTGCTGTGCGGCACGTTTGGCCAATATAGCTGGCACCTCAACTATATCGAGCAGGTGCTTGGCCGGGACGGTCTGACACCGCATGGCGCGCTGTCGATGATGATCCTTGAGGACGGGCCGCTGTTCATCGCGGATACGCAGGTGAACAACCATCCGACCCCGGAACAGATCGCCCTTTCGACCATTGGCGCTGCAAGGCACGTTCGCCGTTTCGGGCTGATCCCGCATGTTGCACTGTGCAGCCATTCGCAATTCGGCAACCTTGATACCGATTCCGGCAAGCGAATGCGCGAGGCGATGCGTATCTTGCAAAACAATGAGGTCGATTTCAACTTCGATGGAGAGATGCACATCGACTCCGCGCTCGACCCGGATATCCGTTCGCGCATCTTCCCGGCATCGCGGCTGGAAGGTGCTGCGAATGTGCTGATTTTCGCGGGCACCGATACGGCCTCTGGCGTGCGCAACATCCTCAAGCACAAGGCCAACGGGCTTGAGGTCGGGCCGATCCTGATGGGGATGGGCAACCGCGCCCATATCGTCACGCCGTCCATCACGGCACGCGGTTTGCTGAACATGTCGGCTGTCGCCGGAACGCCGGTTGCACATTACCGCTGATCGCTCAGCCAATTGACGCGGTTGCCGCCGCGCCGTCCCCCGCATATCGTTCGCGTTGGGGGAGGATGAGGCATGGCATATCAGGATATCTACGACGGTTGGAAAGCCGATCCGGAAGCTTTCTGGATGAGGGCCGCGGAAGCAATCGATTGGGTCCGGCCACCATCCAGGGCCCTGTTCGACGATAACGCCCCGATCTACGACTGGTTTTCGGACGGACTGGTCAACACATGCTGGAACTGCGTGGACCGCCATGTCGAGGCAGGGCGCGGCGATGACATCGCGATCTATCATGACAGTCCGATCACACATGCCACCAAAGGCATTACTTTCGCAGAACTGCAACGGCGCGTCGCGACATTGGCCGGTGCACTGCGCGCGCGCGGTATCGAAAAAGGCGACCGGGTCATCATCTACATGCCGATGATACCGCAGGCTGTCGAGGCGATGCTGGCTTGCGCTCGCCTGGGGGCCATCCATTCGGTGGTGTTTGGCGGCTTTGCGGCGAACGAACTCGCCGTGCGCATCGACGATGCTCAGCCCAAGGCCATCATCGCCGCATCCGCCGGGCTGGAGCCGGGGCGCGTCGTCCATTACAAGCCGCTGCTGGATCAGGCCATAGATCAGGCTAGGCACAAACCCGACTTCTGCGTCATCTTCCAGCGAGAGGAAGAGGTCGCGAAGCTGACGGAGGGCCGGGATGTCAACTGGCATGGCTTCCAATATGGCGTGGAGCCCGTGGATTGTGTCCCCGTCGAAGGCAACCACCCGGTCTATATCCTGTATACCTCTGGCACCACGGGTCAGCCAAAAGGGGTCGTTCGCCCCACCGCCGGTCATCTGGTGGCGCTGCAATGGTCGATGACGAATATCTACAATATCGGACCCGGCGACCGTTTCTGGGCGGCATCCGATGTCGGCTGGGTCGTTGGCCACAGCTATATCTGCTATGGTCCGCTGATCGCCGGGGCGCAGACCGTGGTGTTCGAGGGCAAGCCCATCGGCACACCTCATGCCGGCGTGTTCTGGCGCACGATCCAGAACAATCGGATCAAAAGCTTCTTCACCGCCCCGACAGCCATCCGCGCAATCCGGCGAGAGGACCCGGATGGTGAATATATCCGCCGCTACAAGCTGCACGACTTGCAGGCGCTGTTCCTGGCGGGAGAGCGTGCTGATCCGGAAACCATCAGATGGGCGCAGGAACATCTGGGCGTCCCGGTGATCGACCATTGGTGGCAGACGGAAACTGGCTGGGCCATCGCCGCAAATCCGCTGGGGATCGAGGAGATGCCGATAAAGCTGGGCAGCCCGACCGTGCCAATGCCGGGCTATGACGTTCGGGTCCTGGATGAGGGCGGCAATCCGGTGCCACCAGGAACGCTCGGCGCCATTGCGATCAAGCTGCCATTGCCCCCGGGCACGCTATCCGGCCTTTGGAATGCCGAGGACAGATACCGCAAGTCATACCTGTCGCACTTTCCCGGCTATTACGAAACTGGCGATGCGGGCTATCTGGATGAGGATGGTTATCTCTACATCATGGCGCGGACCGATGACGTCATCAATGTGGCAGGTCACAGGCTGTCGACCGGCGCGATGGAAGAGGTTCTGGCGCAGCACAGCGATGTTGCGGAATGCGCGGTGATCGGTGTGAATGACCCGCTGAAGGGGCAGGCCCCGATGGGGTTCCTCTGCCTGAAGAAGGGCAGCCAGACGCCGCACGAACAAATTGTGCAGGACGTTATCAGGATGGTACGTGATGAAATCGGCCCGGTCGCCGCGTTCAAACGGGCTGTGATCGTCAACCGCCTGCCCAAAACGCGTTCCGGCAAGATCCTTCGGGCAACGATGTCAAAGATTGCGGATGGCGAGGAGTTCAAGACCCCTGCCACCATCGAAGACCCGGCCGTGCTGGATGAAATCACCAAAGCCCTCAACAGCCAGGCGCGCGGCTGATCTGTTCAAAAAATGAAGCATCCCGCCCGTGCGATACGGACGGGATGTGCCTGTCCCGTCAACCCTGCCGAAAGCCCGCGATTATCCTGACGGCGTTAGATGGAGCCACCAGATATTGTGTTTTTGGGGTCTGTGCGACCCAACCTGCGGGATAGACTTCCACATATCAAGGTTTTTTTGGTTAACGCGCGCAATTTCCTGTTTACTTTTCTGAGCACGTCAGAGCAGCACCATCTGCGCCAGTCCAAGAAAGGCAAAAAAACCAACCACATCGGTTACGGTTGTCACAAACGTGCCCGAGGCGAGCGCAGGATCGGCCCCGACTTTTTCCAGCGTCAGCGGGACAAGAATTCCGGCCAAAGCAGCGACAAACAGGTTCACAACCATCGCAATCGCGATCACCCATGCCAGAGAAAGCCCGTCAAACCAGATCCACGCAACGACGCCCATCACGACGGCGAAGCACAAGCCATTCAACACGCCCACCACCGCCTCTCGCCCGACGACCCGCCAGACGTTGGACCCGGTCAGGCTTTTTGTCGCAAGCGCCCGCACCGCAACGGTTAGTGTCTGCGTGCCCGCATTCCCCCCCATCGAAGCGACAATCGGCATCAGCACCGCCAGTGCCACGATCTGCGAAATCGTCGCTTCGAACATTGCGATGACAAAGGATGCGAGGATCGCCGTCGCAAGGTTCACGCCCAGCCAGGGCAGACGCTGCCAAAGCGTTTCAACAACAGTATCGGAAATCGAGCTTTCGTCGCCAACACCGGCCAAACGCAGGATATCTTCCTCGTGCTCGTCATCCAGCACCTCCATCGCGTCGTCGATGGTGATGACGCCGACAAGCCGGTCATGCTCATCCACGACTGGCGTCGAAATCAGGTGGTACTGGTTGAAGGCATAGGCCACGTCTGCCTCATTCGCGAAGGCATCAATCGGGCGGAAGCTTTCCTCGGTTATGTCGCGCAGCAGCACTTCGCGCCGCGCGCCCAGCAGGCGGCCAAGTGCCACATATCCGGCGGGGTGTCTGCGCGGATCGACCAGAACGACGTGGTAGAACTGATCCGGCAGATCCTCTTCGCTGCGCAGATAGTCGATGGTATCGCCGACCGTCCAATGTTCTGGCGCCGTCACCACCTCGGACTGCATCATCCGTCCAGCGGAATATTCCGGATATGTCAGCGACTGCTCGACGGCGGCGCGATCCGATTCGTCAAGCGCCGCCAGAACCTTCTTCTGCTCGTCTTCGTCCAGTTCTTCGATCAGTTCGACAATGTCGTCGCTGTCCATCTCGCGGACAGCGTCGGCAAGCGCCGCTTTCGGCATCAGTTCGACGACTTCGTCGCGGATAGACTCATCGATTTCCGAAAGGATGTCGCCGTCAATCTCTCCGGACCAGAGCGACATGAAGACGCGCCGACGCGCGGGGGACAGGTTCTCGATGACGTCGGCGATGTCTGCCGCGTGCATCGGGTCCAGCAATTCGTTCAGGCGAACGGGGTCTTCATCGTCAATCGCGTCGCGTATCTGATCCAGCAGAACGCGAGACGGCGTGAAATCGTCCTCATCATCGTCTTCGGGCGGTTGGGGCTCTGCGGCCTTTTCCTCCGAAACGGCTTCTGGCTGATCGGCAGTCAGATCCGGGCGCTGATCGTCGTCCTGCATGGCCCCCCCTTCTCGTTCTTTGGCGATGGCTGGTGGATCGGGCGGCGGGGCCCAAAGGTGATCTTAAATATCCCTTGTAACAGGGGCAATAATCAGCTGTTCAGCAACGTCAACGCCTTTGCATGAATTTCCGGCGTTGCTGCGGCAATGATACGCCCGCCGTTATGCGCCGGCTCACCCTGCCAATCGGTCACGACACCGCCCGCAGCCTGAACGACGGCAATCGGTGCTACGACATCATAGGCCTGCAGCCCGGCCTCGATCACCAGATCGACCTGCCCGAGCGCCAGCAAGGCATATCCATAGCAATCCAGCCCATAGCGGGTCAGCCGAACCTGCGACGCAACGCGGTGAAACCCTTCGTATTCGTCTGACGATCCGACCTCGGGAAAGGTGCTCAGCAAAGTTGCCTCGTGAAGGGCCACGTCTTTGCGTGTCTCAAGGGCTCGCTCCCCCTCTCGCGTCACAACCCGTGCGCGCCCAAGCCCGCCTTCGAAGCGTTCGCCGGTGAATGGCTGATCGACAATACCAAAGATCGGCCCGCTTTCATCCGTCAGGCCGATCAGCGTACCCCAGCTTGGCGCGCCAGAGATAAAGGCGCGGGTTCCATCGATCGGGTCAAGAACCCAGGTCAGGCCAGAGGATCCGGGCTGGGTCCCGAACTCTTCCCCCAATATCGCGTCCTCGGGACGCCGGTCGGCCAGAATCTGCCGCATCGCCCGTTCACTTTGCCGGTCAGCCTCGGTTACCGGATCGAAACCACCCGCCTGCTTGTTGTCGGGCCGCAAGCCTTCGCTGCGAAACAGAGGCATGGTTTTTGCGCGGGCCGCATCAGCCATCGCAGCAGCGGTGTCGAATATATCGGACCTGTCCATGTCGCCCCCATCGTTTCGCTGGCCTGATAGCGCGAAATCACGGGGGCGAACAGCCGCGCCATCACGCGGCGTGTGACAGAACCCTTGCCAGTTCGAAAATCTGGCGGCGCTGCGCCTCGGGCATCGCATAATATGCACGGATAAGCTGCAAAGCCTCTTTGCTGGCGATGATGTCGTCATCCAGAGAGGTGGCAGCGCGGCCACCGCTTATCCCTTCAAAGAAAAAGCTGATAGGCACATCGAGCGCAAGGGAGATATCCCACAGTCGCGAGGCCGAAACGCGGTTTGCACCAGTCTCATACTTCTGTATTTGCTGAAATTTGATGCCGACCTGATCCGCCAGCTGCTGCTGGGTCATACCAATAAGCCAACGCCGGTGGCGAATGCGCGTGCCCACATGCACATCAACTTCGTGCTTCATAACAATCCTCACCTAGTCTCGTAGAGTCATATACCAATTTAAAAACGCTGGCGACTCGGAATGACACATAACACGTTAAAGTTGACTGAAAGGACAGGCGAAAAATCATCAGAATGCATAAAAACGCCCCTTTCGGCAAAAACCAGCCGAAAAATTGGTACACGTTTTCCGAACTTGTCCGAATCATGCAATGTCCTGCCCAAATCCGCGCTTTTGGGTGGTCATGCGATTTTTCTGCATTCCACGGCACCAGGGCAGACAACCGTCGCAAAGTTGATCATTTTGCTCTTCGCATCCGTTGAAAACATGCGATACTGAGCCAATATTTACCTGTGACAGGCGCATCCGCGCCGCCAACGCCAGTTATGGAGAGTTTGATGGCTGAATACGACACCCTACGTCAGGCCCAGGCCCAGACGGGTGCCGCGACCCGCGCCGAGATTGACGCCGGCCTTCGCGCGTACATGTCGAAGGTTTACGGCATTATGGCAACCGGCATGGCCGTGACTGCCTTCTTTGCCCTAGGGCTGAACATGCTCGCCGTCGGTTCGGACGGTACCCTGACTCAGATCGGTTACGCCGTTTATGCGTCACCGCTGAAATGGGTACTGATGTTCGCGCCTCTGCTGGTGGTCTTCGCTTTCGGTGCCGCCGTTTATCGGCTGTCGACCCAAGCAGCGACGCTCATTTTCTACGGCTTTGCCGCATTGATGGGCATGTCGATCAGCTGGATTTTCCTGCGCTACACCGGCACGTCCATCGCAGCGACGTTCTTCGCGACCGCAGGCGCTTTCGCGGGTCTGTCATTCTACGGTTACACGACCAAGCGCGATCTGTCGGGCATGGGCACGTTCCTGATGATGGGTCTGATCGGTCTGATCATCGCTTCGATCGTGAACATCTTCCTGCAGTCGGGCGCGATGCAATTCGCGATCTCGGTCATTGGCGTCCTGATCTTCGCAGGTCTGACCGCCTTCGATACGCAGAACATCAAGAACACCTACCTGCAACTGCGTGAATCGAACCAGGACTTCCTGGGCAAGGCCGCCATCCTCGGCGCGCTGAACCTGTATCTGGACTTCCTGAATCTGTTCATGTTCCTTCTGCAGTTCATGGGCGCCAGCAACGACTGATCCTGTCGCCGCACTCATACAGAAAGGCCCCGCGATTGCGGGGCCTTTTTCGTTTGCGGGGATGATGTGCCGCCGGTTGTTACGGCCACTCCTTCGCCACCATGGTCAACACGTCATATTGCGCGACAACCTCATCTTTCTGGTTGGTGACGCGGCAATCCCAGCGGACTTCGGCATGTTCGGCATTCTCGCGCGGATTGATCTCCTTGCAGGTCAGCCGCACCTGCAGCGTATCGCCGAAATAGACCGGGGTCAGAAAGCGCAGATTGTCCACGCCGTAATTGGCCAGAACCGGACCCGGATCGGGATCGACGAACAGGCCCGCCGCGAAGGACGCAATCAGATAACCATGCGCCACGCGGTCATCGAAGAACGGGTTCGCCTTCGCGGCCTCTTCATCCATATGGGCATAGAAGGTGTCGCCGGTGAAATTGGCGAAATGTTCGACATCCTCCTCGGTCACCTCGCGCGCATCGGTGACGATCTGATCGCCAAGGCGCAGTTCTTCGACCGACTTGCGGAACGGATGCTTGCCCGTGCTGGTATCGGCACCATCCGACCAGATGCCAGTCACCGCGCTCAGCAGATGCGGGGCGCCCTGAACGGCGGTGCGCTGCATGTAATGCTTCACCGCGCGCATCCCGCCGAGTTCCTCGCCGCCACCGGCCCGGCCCGGCCCGCCATGAACCAGAGGCGCCAAGGGCGAGCCATGCCCGGTCGATGATTTCGCCGACCGCCGGTTCCCGATCAGCACCCGGCCATGCATCGGCGCCATGCCGATGACCATCTCTGCGGCGACATCCTTGCTGTCTGTGAAAACCGATGCCACGAGAGATCCCTTCCCGCGATGGGTCAGTGCCACGGCATCCGCGACATCATCATAGGGCATCAAGGTGACCACCGGCCCGAACGCCTCGACATCATTGGCCACCGCATCGGCCGGATTGTCGGCCAGCAGCACCACCGGATTGATGAACGCCCCTTTTTCCGCATCGCCAGAACTGACATTCACATCACCCGGATCGCCCAGCACGATCTGCGAGGAGGCTTTCAGATCCTCGATCCGTTCGCGCACTTCCTCTCGCTGATCCAGACTGGCGAGCGGTCCCATCCGCGTGCCATCCACCGCAGGATCGCCGGTCACGGTCTTTTCCAGCTTCGCCTTCAGCGCCTCGATCACCGCATCGACATGGGCGCGCGGCACAATGGCGCGGCGGATCGCGGTGCATTTCTGGCCCGCCTTGCTGGTCATCTCGCGCAGGACCTCGCGGACGAACAGATCGAACTCCTCGCTCCCCGGCCCCGCATCCGGCCCAAGGACCGAGGCGTTCAGGCTGTCGGCCTCCATCGTGAAGCGGACCGAGTTTTCGATGATCGCAGGCGAGGTTTTCAGCATCCGCCCGGTTGAGGCCGATCCGGTAAAGGTCACCACATCCTGACAGGTCACATGGTCCAGCAAATCCCCGGCAGAGCCAGATACAAGCTGCAAGGCCCCATCGGGCAGAATGCCCATATCGACGATCCGGCGGACCATCAGCTCGGTCAGGTAAGCGGTCTGGCTGGCCGGTTTGACGATCGTCGGCATCCCCGCAATCAGCGTCGGCGCGATCTTTTCCAGCATCCCCCAGATCGGAAAGTTGAAGGCGTTGATATGGACCGCCACGCCCTGCAGAGGCGTCAGGATATGCTGGCCCGAAAAGCTGGAATCCTTTGATAAAGGCTCAACCGGGCCATCGGGGATGACTTTCGCATTCGGCAATTCGCGCCGCGCTTTCGATGCCAGCGTCAGAAGCGTGCCGATACCGCCTTCGATATCGACCCAGCCATCGGCCCGCGTGGCCCCGGTCCAGAAGCTTTCGGTATAGAAATCCTCTTTCATCTCCATCAGCTTGAGGCCGATTTCCTTCAGCATCAGCGCCCGCTGATGAACCGTCAAATCACGCAGCGCACGACCGCCCTTCTCGCGCCCGTATTCAAGCGCCGCCGCATGATCGAGACCTGAGGCGTCGATCAGCGCCACCACCTCGCCGGTGGCAGCATTCAGCAATTCCTTGCCGTCTTTCGATCCGTTGCGCCATTCGCCGCAGATATAGGATTGCAGCAGTCGAGGGGTTTGCACATTCATCGCATATCCTTTCAGGCCAGCCCCATCGGCGCCAGCAGGTCATTCACCCGCTGCGCCCACAGCTCGCGCAGCTTTTCGTTCTCGGTATGGCGCAGACCGAACCGCGCCTGCGTGTCATAGCGTTTCGAGGCCGACTGCCCGAATGTCGCATCGACCTTCGGCATCCAATAGGCTATGGCATCCTTGGCCTGCGCGCGTCCCTCATCGCTTTCGGCGATCTGGCGCAGCCCGTTCAGACCCAGTTCGACGTGACGCGCCTCTCTGGGCGCGATTTCGCGATAGGTATCGGCCAGGGGCGCATAGCTGACGCGCTTCATCTCATCCATCTGCACGACCGTTGCCAGACCCATCAGCACATTCAGCACCACCGCATCGACATAGCCCTGCAACGGATAGTGAAAGACCGACAGGCGCATATCGTCGCCATGCCGCGCAGCCGCCAGGTCGGCATCGCGATCCATCCGCGCGGCCCAGTCATGGCTGTTGTCATACCGCGCCGTATCGGCCCCGAATTCGCCCATCACCGCGAGGACGCGACCCGCATGATCCAGCTTTTCCTGCGTGATCTTGGCCGCCGCGATCCGGTTCTTGATGCCGGGCGCATCGTTGATCGTATCGGCAAAGCCCGCCGCCCCCGCCAGTTCGCTGTCCACGAATGACGCCATCAGCCGCAGCAACTCGCCCCGGTAGCGCGGCGGGACATTGCCGGGAGAGGTCAGCTTGCCGCCCTGCGCCAGATAATCCTCGATCTTCATATCCATTGCCGCCCCCTATTCGTCATAGCTGACGACGATGCGGTCGGTCAGCGGATAGCATTGGCAGGTCAGCACATAGCCCTGCGCAACCTCGTAATCTTCAAGCGCGTGGTTAATCGCCATCTCGGCCTCGCCTTCCAACACCTTGGCGCGGCAGGTCGAACAGACCCCGGCCTTGCAGGCATAGGGCGCGTCCATATCGGCGGCCAAAGCGGCATCCAGAAGGTTCTCGCCCTGTTTCGGCATCCTGAATGTGCGCGTGGCACCGTCCAGCGTCACTACGGCCTCGGTCGCATCGCCCGACTGCGCGGCATCCTTGCTGACGGCCTTTTTCTTCGCCCGGCCGGGCTGGCTGGAGGCGAAGAGTTCGAATTTGATCTGCGCGTCATCCAGTCCCGCCTTGCGCAGGCTGTCGGCCACGGTCAGCATCAGCCCTTCCGGCCCGCAGATGAACGCCGTGTCGATGCTGGCCGGATCGATCCAGTTATCGAACAGCGCCTGCATCTTCTCGGCATCGATCCGGCCCGTGAACAGGTCGATCTCCTGCCCCTCGGATTTCAGGATATGGATGACCGAGAACCGACCGAGATAGGCATTCTTCAGATCCTCCAACTCCTCACGGAACATGATCGAATTTACGGATCGGTTGGCATAGATCAGCGTGAACCGGCTTTTGGGTTCGCGTTTGAGCGTTGTCTTGATGATCGACAGGACCGGCGTGATGCCCGACCCCGCCGCGACGCCGACATAATGCTTGACCGCCGCGCCATCCAGATCGGTGTTGAAACGGCCCATGGGCGGCATGGCGTCCAGTTCCATCCCGACGGCCAGATCCTCATTCGCCCATGTGGAAAATGCCCCGCCATCGACACGCTTGATGCCGACTCGCAGCGCACCGTCATCGCGGCCTGCACAGATCGAATAGGACCGGCGCAGCTCTTCGCCGTCGAAATCGCGCCGGAAGGTCAGATACTGACCTTGCGTGAAATCAAAGCTGGCTGCGTCTTCCGGTCTTGGTTGCAGCGTCACGACGACGGCGTCGCGGGTGTCGCGGCGCACATCGGTAACCTGCAAGGGAAGGAAGCGGGGCATGGCGGTTCCTCTAATGGCACTTGAAATAGTCGAAGGGTTCCAGACAGGCATTGCACACCCAACTGGCCTTGCAGGGGGTCGAGCCGAACTGGCTGACCCGCCGCGTGTCGGTGGCACCGCAT contains the following coding sequences:
- the paaZ gene encoding phenylacetic acid degradation bifunctional protein PaaZ, with translation MNVQTPRLLQSYICGEWRNGSKDGKELLNAATGEVVALIDASGLDHAAALEYGREKGGRALRDLTVHQRALMLKEIGLKLMEMKEDFYTESFWTGATRADGWVDIEGGIGTLLTLASKARRELPNAKVIPDGPVEPLSKDSSFSGQHILTPLQGVAVHINAFNFPIWGMLEKIAPTLIAGMPTIVKPASQTAYLTELMVRRIVDMGILPDGALQLVSGSAGDLLDHVTCQDVVTFTGSASTGRMLKTSPAIIENSVRFTMEADSLNASVLGPDAGPGSEEFDLFVREVLREMTSKAGQKCTAIRRAIVPRAHVDAVIEALKAKLEKTVTGDPAVDGTRMGPLASLDQREEVRERIEDLKASSQIVLGDPGDVNVSSGDAEKGAFINPVVLLADNPADAVANDVEAFGPVVTLMPYDDVADAVALTHRGKGSLVASVFTDSKDVAAEMVIGMAPMHGRVLIGNRRSAKSSTGHGSPLAPLVHGGPGRAGGGEELGGMRAVKHYMQRTAVQGAPHLLSAVTGIWSDGADTSTGKHPFRKSVEELRLGDQIVTDAREVTEEDVEHFANFTGDTFYAHMDEEAAKANPFFDDRVAHGYLIASFAAGLFVDPDPGPVLANYGVDNLRFLTPVYFGDTLQVRLTCKEINPRENAEHAEVRWDCRVTNQKDEVVAQYDVLTMVAKEWP
- a CDS encoding Bax inhibitor-1/YccA family protein; this encodes MAEYDTLRQAQAQTGAATRAEIDAGLRAYMSKVYGIMATGMAVTAFFALGLNMLAVGSDGTLTQIGYAVYASPLKWVLMFAPLLVVFAFGAAVYRLSTQAATLIFYGFAALMGMSISWIFLRYTGTSIAATFFATAGAFAGLSFYGYTTKRDLSGMGTFLMMGLIGLIIASIVNIFLQSGAMQFAISVIGVLIFAGLTAFDTQNIKNTYLQLRESNQDFLGKAAILGALNLYLDFLNLFMFLLQFMGASND
- the hisN gene encoding histidinol-phosphatase, whose amino-acid sequence is MDRSDIFDTAAAMADAARAKTMPLFRSEGLRPDNKQAGGFDPVTEADRQSERAMRQILADRRPEDAILGEEFGTQPGSSGLTWVLDPIDGTRAFISGAPSWGTLIGLTDESGPIFGIVDQPFTGERFEGGLGRARVVTREGERALETRKDVALHEATLLSTFPEVGSSDEYEGFHRVASQVRLTRYGLDCYGYALLALGQVDLVIEAGLQAYDVVAPIAVVQAAGGVVTDWQGEPAHNGGRIIAAATPEIHAKALTLLNS
- the mgtE gene encoding magnesium transporter; this translates as MQDDDQRPDLTADQPEAVSEEKAAEPQPPEDDDEDDFTPSRVLLDQIRDAIDDEDPVRLNELLDPMHAADIADVIENLSPARRRVFMSLWSGEIDGDILSEIDESIRDEVVELMPKAALADAVREMDSDDIVELIEELDEDEQKKVLAALDESDRAAVEQSLTYPEYSAGRMMQSEVVTAPEHWTVGDTIDYLRSEEDLPDQFYHVVLVDPRRHPAGYVALGRLLGARREVLLRDITEESFRPIDAFANEADVAYAFNQYHLISTPVVDEHDRLVGVITIDDAMEVLDDEHEEDILRLAGVGDESSISDTVVETLWQRLPWLGVNLATAILASFVIAMFEATISQIVALAVLMPIVASMGGNAGTQTLTVAVRALATKSLTGSNVWRVVGREAVVGVLNGLCFAVVMGVVAWIWFDGLSLAWVIAIAMVVNLFVAALAGILVPLTLEKVGADPALASGTFVTTVTDVVGFFAFLGLAQMVLL
- a CDS encoding helix-turn-helix domain-containing protein, with the protein product MKHEVDVHVGTRIRHRRWLIGMTQQQLADQVGIKFQQIQKYETGANRVSASRLWDISLALDVPISFFFEGISGGRAATSLDDDIIASKEALQLIRAYYAMPEAQRRQIFELARVLSHAA